One part of the Sesamum indicum cultivar Zhongzhi No. 13 linkage group LG14, S_indicum_v1.0, whole genome shotgun sequence genome encodes these proteins:
- the LOC105176893 gene encoding probable glutathione S-transferase, producing the protein MAGEELILLNFWPSMFGARVRIALAEKGLRYEEKAEDLPYKSRLLRKMNPIYKKVPVLIHNGKPVCESLIIVEYIDEMWSDRAPLLPSDPSARAHARFWAAFIDKKLHGLGNRITWHESKEEVEECKKELIKILKVLEDVLGEKPYLGGEVFGFLDIALMGYYPSFHTYETCANFRIEDECPKLMEWAKRCLERESVSNSLSDPNKLLHMVMRSRHQFGLD; encoded by the exons ATGGCCGGCGAGGAACTGATCCTGTTGAACTTCTGGCCGAGCATGTTCGGAGCCAGAGTGAGAATTGCACTGGCAGAGAAGGGACTGAGGTATGAGGAAAAAGCGGAGGATTTGCCATACAAGAGTCGGCTGCTCAGGAAGATGAATCCAATCTACAAGAAAGTCCCAGTTCTCATTCACAATGGAAAACCAGTGTGTGAGTCTCTGATTATAGTTGAATATATTGATGAGATGTGGAGTGATAGAGCCCCACTTCTTCCTTCTGATCCCTCTGCAAGAGCTCATGCCAGATTCTGGGCTGCTTTTATTGACAAAAAG CTTCACGGGTTGGGCAATAGGATAACATGGCATGAGAGCAAAGAGGAGGTGGAGGAATGTAAGAAGGAGCTGATAAAGATTTTGAAGGTGCTGGAAGATGTGTTGGGAGAGAAGCCGTATTTGGGGGGGGAGGTGTTTGGATTTTTGGACATAGCTCTTATGGGATACTACCCCAGTTTTCATACCTATGAAACTTGTGCTAATTTCAGAATAGAGGATGAATGCCCTAAGCTGATGGAATGGGCTAAGAGGTGCTTGGAGAGGGAGAGTGTGTCCAATTCTCTTAGTGATCCCAACAAGCTCTTGCACATGGTGATGCGTTCCAGACACCAGTTTGGACTAGATTAG